In the genome of Fundidesulfovibrio soli, one region contains:
- a CDS encoding aminotransferase class IV, producing MLAAPRPGAGQVLAFYEHRVGAICKDAALMLMPWDDHLVHRGDGVFETIKWVDGRVCLLDEHLARMGRSGKAIGLTPPCPWERVREIVLELARSTGQANGLLRMLLGRGPGGFGIDPWECPEPSLYVAAYAYKPKPAEFYEKGVTAFRTSIPAKQSYLATIKSIDYLPNVLMRQEAKAKGKDFPICFDQEGYLAEGATENIALVDAEGCITVPKLHNALSGTTLLRALELASPERPHCYKSITEEDIYAAKELLVLGTTSQCISVVEYNGRPVGDGKVGPVSRRLKELLAQDLRENGVPL from the coding sequence ATGCTCGCCGCCCCGCGCCCCGGCGCGGGGCAGGTGCTTGCCTTTTACGAGCATCGCGTGGGCGCCATCTGCAAGGATGCGGCCCTGATGCTCATGCCCTGGGACGACCACCTGGTGCACCGGGGCGACGGCGTGTTCGAGACCATCAAGTGGGTGGACGGGCGCGTCTGCCTGCTGGACGAGCATCTGGCGCGCATGGGCCGCTCCGGCAAGGCCATCGGGCTTACGCCGCCCTGCCCGTGGGAGCGCGTGCGCGAGATCGTGCTGGAGCTGGCCCGCAGCACCGGGCAGGCCAACGGCCTGCTGCGCATGCTGCTGGGGCGCGGCCCCGGCGGCTTCGGCATCGACCCCTGGGAGTGCCCTGAACCGAGCCTCTACGTGGCGGCCTACGCCTACAAGCCCAAACCGGCGGAGTTCTACGAGAAGGGCGTCACCGCCTTCCGCACCTCCATCCCGGCCAAGCAGAGCTATCTGGCCACCATCAAGAGCATCGACTACCTGCCCAACGTGCTCATGCGCCAGGAGGCCAAGGCCAAAGGCAAGGACTTCCCCATCTGCTTCGACCAGGAGGGCTACCTGGCCGAAGGCGCCACCGAGAACATCGCCCTGGTGGACGCCGAGGGCTGCATCACCGTGCCCAAGCTGCACAACGCGCTGTCGGGCACCACGCTGCTGCGCGCGCTGGAGCTGGCCAGCCCCGAACGGCCGCACTGCTACAAGTCCATCACCGAAGAGGACATCTACGCCGCCAAGGAGCTCTTGGTGCTGGGCACCACCTCCCAGTGCATCTCGGTGGTTGAGTACAACGGCAGGCCCGTGGGCGACGGCAAGGTCGGCCCGGTGAGCCGCCGGCTCAAGGAACTGCTGGCGCAGGACCTGCGGGAGAACGGCGTGCCGCTGTAG
- a CDS encoding TIM44-like domain-containing protein, with protein sequence MKRVSGLPAMLALASAAALAAGDALAAAADPLATPSRAAFNILDFLLLALLGYLAWRLISRLANRDKDNDDEPPTYDVTPRDDEKDISPQERRSRAAQAAWEYLTGEKGADIRPDDKPIPAGDGGFDERDFLRGAKLMYGRVRQSWAGRDMADLRQFTAPDMMREFERMNSESPEHEKVAVLLVEAKVLEVKKEEKRTVVRVGYEATLSDDPATQASRKVSETWVFSRDDTVVDGHWLLESMEKAQ encoded by the coding sequence ATGAAACGCGTATCGGGACTCCCGGCCATGCTGGCCCTGGCATCCGCCGCAGCTCTTGCAGCCGGTGATGCCCTGGCCGCCGCGGCGGACCCGCTGGCCACCCCCTCGCGCGCGGCCTTCAACATCTTGGACTTCCTGCTTCTGGCCCTGCTGGGCTACCTGGCTTGGCGGCTCATCTCCCGCTTGGCCAACCGCGACAAGGACAACGACGACGAGCCCCCCACCTATGACGTCACCCCCCGCGACGACGAGAAGGACATCTCCCCGCAGGAACGCCGAAGCCGCGCCGCCCAGGCCGCCTGGGAATACCTGACCGGGGAGAAGGGAGCCGACATCCGACCGGATGACAAGCCGATTCCCGCGGGCGACGGCGGGTTCGACGAGCGGGACTTCCTGCGCGGGGCCAAGCTGATGTACGGACGCGTGCGGCAATCCTGGGCCGGGCGGGACATGGCGGACCTGCGCCAGTTCACCGCCCCGGACATGATGCGCGAGTTCGAGCGCATGAACTCCGAGAGCCCAGAGCATGAAAAGGTGGCCGTGCTGCTGGTTGAGGCCAAGGTGCTGGAGGTCAAGAAGGAGGAGAAGCGCACCGTGGTGCGCGTGGGCTACGAGGCCACCCTCTCGGACGACCCGGCGACCCAGGCATCGCGCAAGGTGAGCGAAACGTGGGTGTTCTCCCGCGACGACACCGTGGTGGACGGCCACTGGCTGCTGGAGAGCATGGAGAAGGCGCAGTAA
- a CDS encoding response regulator, with amino-acid sequence MKALVVEDDFASRKLLQKILAPYAEVDIAVNGVEAIDAFTRSLDEGSPYDLVCMDIMMPEMDGQAALKRIRAIERDKEIPPAKEAKVIMTSALDDPKNVVEAYYKGGATSYVPKPIDKQMLLHLLKNLSLID; translated from the coding sequence ATGAAAGCTTTGGTCGTTGAAGACGATTTCGCCAGCAGGAAGCTCTTGCAAAAAATTCTCGCCCCCTATGCCGAGGTGGACATCGCCGTCAACGGGGTCGAGGCCATCGACGCGTTCACCCGCTCCCTCGACGAGGGAAGCCCCTACGACCTGGTCTGCATGGACATCATGATGCCCGAGATGGACGGCCAAGCCGCCCTCAAGCGCATCCGTGCCATCGAACGCGACAAGGAGATTCCCCCCGCCAAGGAAGCCAAGGTCATCATGACCTCCGCCCTGGACGACCCCAAGAACGTAGTGGAGGCCTACTACAAAGGCGGAGCCACCTCCTACGTGCCCAAACCCATCGACAAGCAGATGCTCCTGCACCTGCTCAAGAACCTGAGCCTCATCGACTGA
- a CDS encoding HD domain-containing protein codes for MEWFKGYVSEFHTGIPEDDEHIDLKLEHSLGVLEEARAITPTLGLPARLEEACLLGALYHDTGRFPQYRTYKTFRDPDSDNHAFLGVRALRGQGHIRALDADVRALVLGAVVLHNRRAIPRGAGPELAAVTRLVRDSDKLDIVRIMLEYLQPGGKRSEVVVLNVRNEPERYTQAIVDQIRAGSIGDYGLMRYENDFTLLLLSWVFDLTSRAARRAFLERGHVESLFAILPRDPQLTHLKDGIYSHLSR; via the coding sequence GTGGAATGGTTCAAGGGGTACGTATCGGAGTTCCATACCGGTATCCCCGAGGATGATGAACATATCGACCTGAAGCTGGAGCATTCGCTGGGCGTGCTGGAGGAGGCGCGGGCCATCACGCCCACGCTGGGCCTGCCCGCACGCCTGGAGGAAGCCTGCCTGCTCGGCGCCCTCTACCACGACACCGGGCGCTTTCCCCAATACAGAACCTACAAGACCTTCCGCGACCCCGACTCCGACAACCACGCCTTCCTTGGGGTGCGCGCCCTGCGCGGCCAGGGACACATCCGGGCGCTGGACGCCGATGTGCGGGCGCTGGTGCTCGGGGCCGTGGTGCTGCACAACCGCAGGGCCATCCCCCGGGGGGCCGGTCCCGAGCTTGCCGCCGTGACCCGCCTCGTGCGCGACAGCGACAAGCTCGACATCGTGCGCATCATGCTCGAATACCTGCAGCCCGGGGGCAAACGCTCCGAGGTGGTCGTCCTGAACGTGCGGAACGAACCCGAGCGCTACACTCAGGCCATCGTGGACCAGATCAGGGCCGGGTCCATCGGCGATTACGGGCTCATGCGCTACGAGAACGACTTCACCCTCCTGCTGCTCAGCTGGGTCTTCGACCTCACCAGCCGGGCCGCGCGGCGGGCCTTCCTGGAACGGGGGCATGTGGAGAGCCTTTTCGCCATCCTTCCGCGCGACCCCCAGTTGACGCATTTGAAAGACGGGATTTATAGTCACCTCAGTCGGTAG
- a CDS encoding tetratricopeptide repeat protein, which translates to MPEKVSSPVRLDVVITVTGVEDHARRDRQCLKQLKAALIEHFASGSEAIDFLGTQSADLVVLDSQLADMEGLKFLKLMRLNMDLRDTPVIMVTQEGQKDKVLEAIAAGVDGYVLRPYTADTFQNHMLRALKVDRLADIEQSQLQEGKRLLAAGKFDEAIEAFEELVSEENQAQKYYDMGCKYLIRQKYGQAIIAFKKAVKINELFAEAYKGLAEAYRGKGDLDGYKSYLQKAAETFAQFNRLEETKELFIEVLKYDADSPNPFNTLGVKLRKAGDLPGALHAYRQALELTPDDENIHFNMAKAMFFMGDPKGAQEAILKALWINPNFTEGRKLHLKLFSREFKPPKGAGMKGGAPSSGTLDSVQDI; encoded by the coding sequence GTGCCGGAAAAGGTCTCTTCCCCCGTCAGGTTGGACGTCGTGATCACCGTCACCGGGGTGGAGGATCACGCACGCCGCGACAGGCAATGCCTCAAGCAGCTCAAGGCCGCGCTCATCGAGCATTTCGCCTCCGGTTCGGAGGCCATCGATTTCCTGGGCACGCAAAGCGCCGACCTGGTGGTGCTTGATTCCCAGCTTGCGGACATGGAAGGGCTCAAGTTCCTCAAACTCATGCGCCTGAACATGGACCTGCGCGACACCCCGGTGATCATGGTCACGCAGGAGGGGCAGAAGGACAAGGTGCTGGAGGCCATCGCCGCCGGGGTGGACGGCTACGTGCTGCGCCCCTACACGGCGGACACCTTCCAGAACCACATGCTGCGCGCCCTCAAGGTGGACCGCCTGGCGGACATCGAGCAGTCCCAGTTGCAGGAGGGCAAGCGGCTCCTGGCGGCGGGCAAGTTCGACGAGGCCATCGAGGCCTTCGAGGAGCTCGTCTCCGAGGAGAACCAGGCCCAGAAGTACTACGACATGGGGTGCAAGTACCTCATCCGTCAGAAGTACGGCCAGGCCATCATCGCCTTCAAGAAGGCCGTGAAGATCAACGAGCTGTTCGCCGAAGCCTACAAGGGCCTGGCCGAGGCCTACAGGGGCAAGGGCGATCTGGACGGCTACAAGTCCTACTTGCAGAAGGCCGCAGAGACCTTCGCCCAGTTCAACCGGCTGGAGGAGACCAAGGAGCTGTTCATCGAGGTGCTCAAGTACGACGCCGACAGCCCCAACCCCTTCAACACCCTGGGCGTCAAGCTGCGCAAGGCCGGGGACCTGCCCGGGGCGCTGCACGCCTACCGCCAGGCCCTGGAGCTGACCCCCGACGACGAGAACATCCATTTCAACATGGCCAAGGCCATGTTCTTCATGGGCGACCCCAAGGGCGCGCAGGAGGCTATCCTCAAGGCGCTGTGGATCAACCCCAACTTCACGGAAGGCCGCAAGCTGCACCTGAAGCTCTTCTCCCGCGAGTTCAAGCCGCCCAAGGGCGCGGGGATGAAGGGCGGCGCGCCGTCAAGCGGCACGCTGGACAGCGTGCAGGATATCTGA
- a CDS encoding FMN-dependent NADH-azoreductase — MSTILYIKASPRGPRSHSIAVADAFLEALAERDPEIIIRTRNLFEDDLPAFDGPTLQAKYNVLHGLTHDPEQFRAWEAVRRMVEELKMCTGLVMAVPMWNFSLPYRLKHYIDLIVQPGLSFEADGDGVRGLIPDKPVFVAYASGGQYPAGTAAAALDHQRPYLELILGYIGLKDIRSVRVESTLASDAVAGESRNRAIAKAREMAKEF, encoded by the coding sequence ATGTCCACCATTCTCTACATCAAGGCCTCACCCCGTGGCCCCCGCTCCCATTCCATCGCCGTGGCCGACGCCTTTCTGGAAGCCCTGGCCGAGCGCGACCCCGAGATCATCATCAGGACACGCAACCTCTTCGAGGACGATCTCCCGGCCTTCGACGGCCCTACCCTGCAGGCCAAGTACAACGTGCTGCACGGACTGACCCACGACCCGGAGCAGTTCCGGGCCTGGGAGGCGGTGCGGCGCATGGTGGAGGAACTCAAGATGTGCACCGGGCTGGTCATGGCCGTGCCCATGTGGAACTTCAGCCTGCCCTACCGGCTCAAGCACTACATCGACCTGATCGTGCAGCCGGGCCTGAGCTTCGAGGCGGACGGGGACGGGGTGCGCGGGCTCATCCCGGACAAGCCGGTGTTCGTGGCCTACGCCAGCGGCGGGCAGTACCCGGCGGGCACGGCGGCCGCCGCGCTGGACCACCAGAGGCCTTACCTGGAGCTGATCCTGGGCTACATCGGGCTCAAGGACATCAGATCGGTGCGGGTGGAGTCCACGCTGGCTTCGGATGCTGTGGCTGGAGAAAGCCGGAATCGGGCTATCGCGAAGGCGAGGGAGATGGCGAAGGAGTTCTAG
- a CDS encoding tetratricopeptide repeat protein — MNGTDTLDIGPDTAQPKLKGVFSSAALPGQEPDPAVAKHFWFARESVPGVVTIQLLDEHQLPTQRKIQVPKDEFLRDFTLEPDLGYRLLTQRVLMGDYYRNQGMNVEAKIEYQKVLRVDEENIRGNFGLGLAYLALNQLEKGRYAFEKLVRLDESFSAEHKHLFNDFGIALRKRGLFDEALAFYHRARELCDDDEHLRLNIARAWFEKGDTEMAFTELRICLELDPNFREVLAFLAYLQKHEILPQKPELREYFQRMALKRSEFGSLLED; from the coding sequence ATGAACGGCACCGACACCCTCGATATCGGGCCGGACACGGCCCAGCCCAAGCTCAAGGGCGTGTTCTCCTCCGCTGCGCTGCCCGGGCAGGAGCCCGACCCGGCCGTGGCCAAGCATTTCTGGTTCGCGCGCGAGAGCGTGCCCGGCGTGGTGACCATCCAGCTGCTCGATGAGCATCAGCTGCCCACGCAGCGCAAGATCCAGGTTCCCAAGGACGAATTCCTGCGGGATTTCACCCTGGAGCCGGACCTGGGCTACAGGCTGCTCACGCAGCGCGTGCTCATGGGCGACTACTACCGCAACCAGGGCATGAACGTTGAGGCCAAGATCGAGTACCAGAAGGTGCTCCGTGTGGACGAGGAGAACATCCGCGGCAACTTCGGCCTTGGCCTGGCCTATCTTGCGCTCAATCAGCTGGAAAAGGGTCGCTACGCCTTCGAGAAGCTGGTGCGCCTGGACGAAAGCTTCAGCGCGGAGCACAAGCACCTGTTCAACGATTTCGGCATCGCCCTGCGCAAACGCGGCCTCTTCGACGAGGCCCTGGCCTTCTACCACCGCGCCCGCGAGCTCTGCGACGACGACGAGCACCTGCGCCTGAACATCGCGCGGGCCTGGTTCGAGAAGGGCGACACGGAGATGGCCTTCACGGAGCTTCGCATCTGCCTGGAACTTGACCCCAACTTCAGGGAAGTCCTGGCCTTCCTGGCCTACTTGCAGAAGCACGAGATCCTGCCCCAGAAGCCCGAGCTGCGGGAGTATTTCCAGCGCATGGCGCTCAAGCGCAGCGAGTTCGGGTCTCTGCTGGAGGATTGA
- a CDS encoding OmpA family protein, with the protein MLNLSKLRGRQKDEDEGTWFISLADLLTLLLCFFVLMLSVSQLDQDRYKKVASALEDSLKAEKAKRSALPQGVAVKQDINLGGQLYPVVPPALPPQVYDSKVPAGGLNPPAQTGQPKPGKSIDEVRNELGLRFAQDPAGVQIEQREGGFAITLKGAVLFDKASADLTAASIPYLDSIAASLRGTPYAVTVEGHTDNLPIQSFVYPSNWELSAARASRVARHLIDRGVPKERIHVTGYADTRPVAANDTPQGQPIPENQARNRRVVVLINP; encoded by the coding sequence ATGCTCAACCTCAGCAAACTGCGCGGCCGCCAGAAGGACGAGGACGAGGGTACCTGGTTCATCTCCCTGGCGGACCTGCTCACCCTGCTGCTCTGCTTCTTCGTGCTCATGCTCTCGGTCTCCCAGCTGGACCAGGACCGCTACAAGAAGGTGGCCAGCGCCCTGGAAGACTCCCTGAAGGCCGAGAAGGCCAAGCGTTCGGCCCTGCCCCAGGGCGTGGCCGTCAAGCAGGACATCAACCTGGGCGGTCAGCTCTACCCCGTGGTGCCCCCCGCCCTGCCCCCGCAGGTCTATGACAGCAAGGTCCCGGCCGGAGGCCTGAACCCGCCCGCGCAGACCGGGCAGCCCAAGCCCGGCAAGTCCATCGACGAGGTGCGCAACGAGCTGGGCCTGCGCTTCGCCCAGGACCCCGCCGGGGTGCAGATCGAGCAGCGCGAGGGCGGCTTCGCCATCACCCTCAAGGGCGCGGTGCTGTTCGACAAGGCCAGCGCGGACCTGACCGCCGCCTCCATCCCCTATCTCGACTCCATCGCCGCCTCGCTGCGCGGCACGCCCTACGCCGTCACCGTGGAGGGACACACGGACAACCTGCCCATCCAGTCCTTCGTTTATCCCTCCAACTGGGAGCTCTCGGCGGCCCGGGCATCCCGCGTGGCGCGGCACCTCATCGACCGGGGCGTGCCCAAGGAGCGCATCCACGTGACCGGCTATGCCGACACCCGCCCCGTGGCCGCCAACGACACCCCGCAGGGGCAGCCCATCCCCGAAAACCAGGCCCGCAACCGCCGCGTGGTCGTGCTCATCAATCCATGA
- a CDS encoding motility protein A, which translates to MNIATVIGFTAGIIILGTATFFATDSVRVFINFPGLAIVLGGTLASTFICFPLKEVTRVLSIFLTALKREELPIGNYIEAIVHIAREASARGKVHLESALPGIENEFLQNAIQMLVDGYSREEIKEILETRIEQTYQQEISSAGIYRTMAKLSPAYGLIGTLIGFIGLMQVMGGGGLSTLGQHMAVALTTTLYGILLSNLIFLPIAVKVEKRIEERVLLMCVIRDGVLFIKDKTPAAIVYDKLKAYLPPRRWASIGKRP; encoded by the coding sequence GTGAACATAGCCACAGTCATCGGCTTCACGGCGGGCATCATCATCCTGGGGACGGCCACGTTCTTCGCCACGGACTCCGTCCGCGTCTTCATCAACTTTCCGGGCCTGGCCATCGTGCTGGGCGGCACCCTGGCCTCCACCTTCATCTGCTTCCCGCTCAAGGAAGTCACCCGGGTGTTGAGCATCTTCCTCACGGCCCTCAAGCGCGAGGAGCTGCCCATCGGCAACTACATCGAGGCCATCGTCCACATCGCCCGCGAGGCCTCGGCGCGCGGCAAGGTCCACCTGGAGAGCGCCCTGCCCGGCATCGAGAACGAGTTCCTGCAGAACGCCATCCAGATGCTCGTGGACGGCTACTCCCGCGAGGAGATCAAGGAAATCCTGGAGACGCGCATCGAGCAGACCTACCAGCAGGAGATCTCCTCGGCGGGAATCTACCGCACCATGGCCAAGCTCTCCCCGGCTTACGGGCTCATCGGCACGCTCATCGGCTTCATCGGGCTCATGCAGGTCATGGGCGGTGGCGGGCTCTCCACCCTGGGCCAGCACATGGCCGTGGCCCTGACCACCACGCTCTACGGCATCCTGCTCTCCAACCTGATCTTCCTGCCCATCGCGGTGAAGGTGGAAAAACGCATCGAGGAGCGCGTGCTGCTCATGTGCGTGATCCGAGACGGCGTGCTCTTCATCAAGGACAAGACCCCCGCGGCCATCGTGTACGACAAGCTCAAGGCCTACCTGCCCCCCAGACGCTGGGCCTCCATCGGCAAGCGCCCCTAG
- a CDS encoding cyclic nucleotide-binding domain-containing protein yields MERKSETRTPEVGDKTKSFHKGQVIYKEGQSSNEAYIIKQGAVGVYRLSGNKRITLGIMRPGQIFGEMGVISEEKRTASAEALEYTEVIVLDQNLLHTLLLKCPRPVQIITTYLVERIRALNARVTERSCSNTFSSVCNIIQLAWKGLPRPAAKPGVKAEAAQLSTVELSRTIKDILLISQVEIDDILEKLAKLHVVDITDVKGSHYRQDPLLGTRKKTGEFVRERLLSVPDLDRFASVTRNLAKDNQDDAACDLEFIDLDDFAALVQAQPETILKKISYGEMPPTSFFFHKRSIMDYAEQVGGEYFQRAKRPRLKTEDLATVQDIVAVDNATLGEALSQLGFYKVSVLASLAGPEARQKIMANLSKKIAAVVTEEIGRLGAVDPDEASDIEDELLALIKNMKGLNG; encoded by the coding sequence GTGGAGCGGAAATCCGAAACAAGGACGCCCGAAGTGGGAGACAAGACCAAGAGTTTCCACAAGGGTCAGGTCATCTACAAGGAGGGCCAGTCCAGCAACGAAGCCTACATCATCAAGCAGGGCGCGGTGGGCGTCTACCGCCTCTCGGGCAACAAGCGCATCACCCTGGGCATCATGCGCCCGGGCCAGATTTTCGGCGAGATGGGCGTGATCAGCGAAGAGAAGCGCACCGCCTCGGCCGAAGCGCTGGAGTACACCGAAGTCATCGTGCTGGACCAGAACCTCCTGCACACCCTGCTGCTCAAGTGCCCCCGCCCCGTGCAGATCATCACCACCTATCTCGTGGAGCGCATCCGGGCCCTCAACGCCCGCGTGACGGAGCGCAGCTGCTCCAACACCTTCTCCTCGGTCTGCAACATCATCCAGCTGGCCTGGAAGGGCCTGCCCAGGCCCGCGGCAAAGCCCGGGGTCAAGGCCGAGGCCGCGCAGCTCTCCACGGTGGAGCTCTCCCGCACCATCAAGGACATCCTGCTCATCTCCCAGGTGGAGATCGACGACATCCTGGAGAAGCTTGCCAAGCTGCACGTGGTGGACATCACCGACGTCAAGGGCTCCCACTACCGGCAGGACCCGCTGCTGGGCACCAGGAAGAAGACCGGCGAGTTCGTGCGCGAGCGACTTCTCTCCGTGCCCGACCTGGACCGTTTCGCCAGCGTTACGCGCAACCTGGCCAAGGACAACCAGGACGATGCCGCCTGCGACCTGGAGTTCATCGACCTTGACGACTTCGCCGCCCTGGTGCAGGCTCAACCGGAAACAATCCTGAAAAAGATTTCCTACGGAGAGATGCCCCCCACCTCCTTCTTCTTCCACAAACGCTCCATCATGGATTACGCGGAGCAGGTGGGCGGCGAATACTTCCAGCGCGCCAAGCGCCCCCGCCTCAAAACCGAAGATCTGGCCACCGTGCAGGACATCGTGGCCGTGGACAACGCCACCTTGGGCGAGGCGCTCTCCCAGCTGGGGTTCTACAAGGTTTCCGTGCTGGCCTCCCTGGCCGGGCCCGAAGCCCGGCAGAAGATCATGGCCAACCTCTCCAAGAAAATCGCGGCCGTGGTCACCGAGGAGATCGGACGCCTGGGCGCGGTGGACCCCGACGAGGCCTCGGACATCGAGGACGAACTCCTGGCGCTCATCAAGAACATGAAGGGGCTTAACGGGTGA
- a CDS encoding dihydroorotate dehydrogenase electron transfer subunit gives MPKPTCHDVSVLRITPHGPEGLSHGLWLIELENPGWQTVRPGQFAMLRPTAWGFEPLWARPFSICRATPERLAFLIQAVGRGTRLLTGLRQGDTVTVWGPLGHAFNTEPGVRTLMLAGGVGIAPFVEYTAAHPTPSALSLLFGHRPPLSCYPYEDITRLVTASAFRETSPQDIPLFVARIEEAMADHAGGLALACGPTPFLRTVQKAALKLGVRCQLSLENRMACGIGACLGCVATDTEGRHVQSCTRGPVFWANEITL, from the coding sequence ATGCCGAAACCGACCTGTCACGACGTATCCGTCCTGAGAATCACCCCGCACGGCCCGGAAGGCCTGAGCCACGGGCTGTGGCTCATCGAACTGGAAAATCCCGGCTGGCAGACCGTACGCCCCGGGCAGTTCGCCATGCTCAGGCCCACGGCCTGGGGCTTTGAACCGCTCTGGGCCAGGCCTTTCTCCATCTGCCGGGCCACTCCGGAGCGGCTGGCGTTCCTGATCCAGGCGGTGGGGCGCGGCACCAGGCTGCTCACCGGGCTCAGGCAGGGCGACACCGTGACTGTCTGGGGTCCCCTGGGCCACGCCTTCAACACGGAGCCGGGCGTGCGCACCCTGATGCTGGCCGGAGGCGTGGGCATCGCCCCCTTCGTGGAGTACACCGCCGCCCACCCGACCCCCTCGGCCCTGAGCCTGCTCTTCGGGCACAGGCCCCCGCTTTCCTGCTACCCCTATGAAGACATCACCCGGCTTGTGACCGCCTCCGCCTTCAGGGAGACCTCCCCGCAGGACATCCCCCTGTTCGTGGCCCGCATCGAGGAGGCCATGGCCGACCACGCCGGCGGTCTGGCCCTGGCCTGCGGCCCCACGCCGTTCCTGCGCACGGTGCAGAAGGCCGCGCTGAAGCTCGGCGTGCGCTGCCAGCTCTCGCTTGAGAACCGCATGGCCTGCGGCATCGGGGCCTGCCTCGGCTGCGTGGCCACCGACACCGAAGGGCGCCACGTCCAGAGCTGCACGCGCGGGCCTGTCTTCTGGGCCAACGAAATTACCCTCTAG
- a CDS encoding dihydroorotate dehydrogenase translates to MDQSVSLAGLNLKNPVMTASGTFGYGLEFTPYGDLTALGGIVVKGLSLKPREGNPMPRIAETPSGMLNAIGLQNCGVERFLSDKLPRLPWKETPILANLYACDPEEFGRLAELLAAEEGVAALEVNISCPNVKEGGVLFGQDPAQAAKVTEAVKKRCGTKPVMVKLSPNVADIVAIARAVEAAGADSLSLINTLTGMAVDVRTRKPRLANVVGGLSGPAVKPVALRCVWQVSRAVNIPVVGMGGISSAMDVLEFIMVGAHAVQVGTANFTRPDFAFRLVEDLPKVAASMGVTSWESFRGSLDVG, encoded by the coding sequence ATGGACCAAAGCGTCAGTCTGGCCGGTTTGAACCTCAAGAACCCGGTGATGACCGCCTCAGGCACCTTCGGTTACGGCCTGGAGTTCACCCCGTATGGCGACCTCACCGCCCTGGGCGGTATCGTGGTCAAGGGCCTCTCCCTCAAGCCGCGCGAGGGCAACCCCATGCCGCGCATCGCCGAGACTCCGTCCGGGATGCTCAACGCCATCGGGCTCCAGAACTGCGGGGTGGAGCGCTTCCTGAGCGACAAGCTGCCCAGGCTGCCCTGGAAAGAGACCCCCATCCTGGCCAACCTCTACGCCTGCGACCCCGAAGAGTTCGGGCGGCTGGCCGAGTTGCTTGCCGCCGAGGAGGGCGTGGCCGCGCTGGAGGTGAACATCTCCTGCCCCAACGTGAAGGAGGGCGGCGTGCTCTTCGGGCAGGACCCCGCCCAGGCCGCCAAAGTCACCGAGGCGGTCAAGAAGCGCTGCGGCACCAAGCCGGTGATGGTCAAGCTCTCGCCCAACGTGGCGGACATAGTGGCCATCGCCAGGGCCGTGGAGGCCGCCGGGGCCGACAGCCTCTCGCTCATCAACACGCTCACCGGCATGGCCGTGGACGTGCGCACCCGCAAACCCCGCCTGGCCAACGTGGTGGGCGGCCTCTCCGGCCCCGCCGTGAAGCCCGTGGCCCTGCGCTGCGTCTGGCAGGTGAGCCGGGCGGTGAACATCCCGGTGGTGGGCATGGGGGGGATCAGCTCGGCCATGGACGTGCTGGAGTTCATCATGGTGGGGGCGCACGCCGTCCAGGTGGGCACCGCCAATTTCACCCGCCCCGACTTCGCTTTCAGGCTCGTGGAGGATTTGCCCAAGGTGGCCGCCAGCATGGGCGTCACCAGTTGGGAGAGTTTCAGAGGGAGCCTGGATGTGGGCTGA